The DNA region ACAAgggtgtggtcctcttggaggattatAGTCGAGGTGCAGAGAAAAACTTGTATGTCATTCATTCTCCCTGGGCTAATACAAGGGCAAACATACAAGAGCAGAATGAAGTattaaagttacagagaaagtgcagtgtaaaCAGACAATAAGACCATTGATGTTTGAATAATTCAGCAGGTGATCTCAATTCCAGTGACAGAAGCAATGATTGAAAGTATTCAGAATATTTTAAAACAGGTTCTTGTTCATTTGTCAACTTCACTCCACTACAAGTTTGCTTATAAAGGGCTGTGCTCTTAGTTATGGGTGAATTGCATAACATCCTGCTTTTTTTAATcctttataggcatctgttagtctcatgagatttgcgccttggaaggcttccagggcgtaggcctgggcaaggttgtatggaagaccagcagttgcccctgctgcaagtctcccccctccacgccaccgattgttgtccaagggaagggcattaggacccatacagcttggcacctgtgtcgtcgcagagcaatgtgtggttaagtgccttgctcaaggacacacacgctgcctcagccaaggctcgaacatcgaccttcagatcactagatgaacactgTAACCACTTTTAATCCTGCTTGTTACCTTACAGAATCATTTGATAGAACGTACGTGAATAACAACAACCAAACTATTGTCGAAAccacactgagtggccactttattagggacacctCTACGCctgcttgttttttttattactaattttttattgcaacaccaacaaattacattcaatacaaccagctgccaattacattttgacaaCCACCACCCAACCTTCATCActattccccctccccacctctctcccccccattcccctcccctccaccaaccaactgaatagtcgtgcatacacagacaaagcattcctattttataCAATAGTAAGATTTTCTAATTTCTCTGTGTTGCTCATCTTCCCCTGAATCTGTTGTTGTAAGTTGGTGGTGCAGCCCTGAGTTActcccttcccacccccccaTTACCCCTCCCATTCAAACCTTAGCTTTGTAACATCTGTGAGTGTCATTTAGCAATGTCAGACACTAAAcaataaccccccccccgccccagcaccaacaaattagaaaggcaaagcagttCTCATAGACAATCATATCAAAGAGACAAGCAAAAAAAACCTGGACAGactatataattaaaaccatTTCCATCTCAAATGTAATATACCACATAATCAAGACCCCGACATCTCACTTGCAAGAAACTGTTGCTTTAATAGACCGTCGCTTAGCGATGGCACCAGTGACGTCTTATCTGGCAACCAGGAACGAAAACAAGTCTACTGGAGACATAACCCGAGGTGAACATGTACAACTAaagttattcagaatcagaacaaactgctgtttttcagcttcattcTTGATGAAGAATGACATTTGGGTATATTGAATATCATCTTAGAAAGTAAAAGATAGAAAGTATAAATTTAGgcggtgttacgtaccccgtaactgggttgccaaaccagcagaaatggaccgttcgttggagtctggattactaggaactaataaagttttattagagaaataagtaacacagtactctaattgtaaggatataaatgcaacaggttagcaatgataatacacacatgtacacaaaactagggtaataggaatcaaaccaagctctattgcagtctaggggtaaaatgatcagttttaagtgacacagagttcagttcagcttagtacagttcgcagtaatcgctgttgtgccgttggagagagagagagagagagagagagagggtgggggggatgcaaatttgattcaggcagacctttgatgttcttcgcagttggtttcaggtggacccttttatgtcttctatcccgctgtggtcatcgactgtgacccctctgttccggatatgaccgttcttccgcggtgaacccggcacccaggcaagggcggacacacacaccaggttcctgccgatggtacctttacaccctgtgagtctatggtcggttcctgtgaaccggacctccaaactttcaccaacttgtgggggcacaccgctcttccaaggtctcattatctcgtgatctcgtggtgtgtcccgtgccttagcgaacctgttctttttatccccctgctggggtatcgcctgtccatcaaacttcaaacagttcaggttcaaagcaaccggtctgtcaatattctgaattgtgtttctttttcgttaactctctctcctctctcattaacattttaaacatttctccattgtctcccttatctctctcattagcatccaTCGTCGATAACTTGGCATCACCTTACCATGTTATCTTTGTACTAGCAAGTTAACTGAGCCATTACCTTAAAACTCTGACCTGCAATAGTCAGAAACAAATTGGCCTTTAATTAACTAAATACAAAGGTGCAACGAATGACTTTCCGATGAAAGAATAACCAGAAAACTTCACACCTAGAATGTTAACTTGCCCGTGCCTGTTGGATTGCGCATTCAGGCTGGTCTGAGCTCTTAATGCAGTTCAATCTCCTCCCAAGGGGCGTGTGGACTTTGCCCATGGTCTTCTTCCATATCTCCCAGCACCGATAATTTCAGAACTTCTCTTGCTTCCTCTGCCAAGTTAAATGACATCTTCATGCCCTTGATATTAACTTTCAAGATCGCTGGATATATGAGGAATGAGTCGATCCCCTTCTGTTGAAGTTTAGCGCggatctccttgtatccctgccgTTCCTGCATTGTGCCGGGGCTGTAGTCGACGAAGAAATGCAGCTGGGTGCCATCCGGGAGAGTAGGTTTGGCTTTCCTTGCATATCCAGGATAGCCTGCCGGTCGGTGTACCGTAGAAGCTTAAAAATCACGGTCCGCGGTCTTGaggtgttgttggaaaagatcctatgtGCTCTATCGATCTCCAGTGTAGTGCTGGAatccaattaggcagcatctCCTGGAGGGTAACCTCTTGGGTCGTCCCCTCAGTGTCTGTCGGTAAGTTGACCAGCCGCACATTGTTTCTCCTGGATCCGTCCTCCAAGTCGTTTAGTTTCTTCTTAGACACCTCCGCGAGACAGGAGTTAGTAACTTTCTCATTCTTGCATAAGAAAacctgaatgttgtctattttGTTGAAGACCGTGCTAAATTTTTTCACATGAATGTCCGCTTGCTCCTTTAACGACCGGAGAATGTTGCCACTCTCTGCCATATGCTTCTGTATGGGGTCGAGAGCCTTTTCCAGCGACTCCTTTAGCATGCGGGCTACCGTTTCTTGCAGCGATTCCATCTCCTTTGCAATTGTTTGCTTAATTAGCATAGCTATTTCCTCAGATGAATCGGTagcttggtgtcatctgctggTATCTTGTTTCCTGGTTGAATTTCCATCTTTTTTTGAGGTCATGTCTTTAGTTAGATCTTTCTCCAACTCGATCTTGTATTAAGACCGTCTATGAGCCCTAAAGAACGTGCAAAAGGAGGACTGTACGTCAGCGCTCAGTGCTGTGCTGTCATCTTGCCTCATGCCTCACCGGAAGTCCGTatgcctgcttgttaatacaaatacccAATCAACCAATTGtgcggcagtaactcaatgcagaaaagcatgcaggcaaGGCCGAGAGGTTTAGTTATtgctcagacaaaacatcagaatgaggaagagagTGACTTGATCTAAGTGAtgatgactgttggtgccagatggggtggtttgagtatctcagaaacagcagatctcctgggattctcacacacaacagtcaccagagtttacagagaatggtgtgaaaaacaaaaaaaaaatccagtgagctgcagttctgtggatgaaagcaCTTTGTTGGTGAGAGAGGtccgaggagaatggccacactggttcaagctgacagtaactcaaataaccacgcattacaacagtggtgtgcagaagagcatctctgaatgcataacacatcgaaccttgatgtgcatgggctacagcagcagaagaccacaaacatacactcagtggccactttattaggtacaggaggttcctaATGCAGTGGCCAATGAGTGTGAGACGAGGTGTGACAATAATTACTTTTCAGCTGTTACATTAGGATTTGTGCTTTTGAATTGTTTCGTTGTTTCGGTCGGTTGTATTCATGTGCAGTGGAATGATAGTTAAACTAAGACTTGTAGAGTTTTAATTCACAATCTGTAATTATCGGAGCATTTCTAACAATCTTGTTTGTTCCCGAACAGAGGCTGCTGGAAAATTTCCACGAGCAGTTTCACCGCTCCATGAGCACAGCAGCAACTCACCGTCCCCACAGGCGGCAGATGCAAATTCTGGattgaattctcttcccaagtACAGCTCGCAGCCTAGTGGTGACAGCATTGGCCTGGAGTCCAgcactgaagaagtttggcaaagGTCCCTCCCTACACCAGTTCATCTGTCGGTGGAATCCAGGAATGACAAGGTGAAGTTGGGCCCTCCGACAGCTCCGAAACCCGGGAAACTTCCCCCCAACATCATCCTGAAAAGCTTCCCCAAGAAAAGTGATATTGGGTTCCATCCTCCAGGTCTTCTGAAAGGGTCGAAAGATGCTCAGCGAAGCAACGGGGCGTCCAAGGAGGGTGTCAATGAGGGTGAGGCACAGCAGATCCGGATGGAGGCTTTGGCCAAACTGGGGTTGCTATCGGAGGGAGACAGCTGGAAGTGGAGCAATTCGGATTTCGCGAAAACAGCCAATGGTCAGTTGGGCACAGGGGGCAGCGGGGAGAAAGGCAGTCACCCCGAGACAGATGTGACACAGAGCAAGTATCACATTCCGAGAGGGCTGCGTGTTGATACCAGCCACCCAGTTGCCAGCGCTGCGGGTCCTGGCGTGAGGCTGGCAGCTGAGAAACCAAGCAAGGGCCAAGATAATGGGAAAAGGCTACACTGGCAGCTCCCAGATGCCAAATCAAACTACTTGAAGAGGTTTAGTGCCCCCAGTGAGAACATTCTGCCCAGCCAACATCTGACGCCATCCAACACTGCCCTGAGCGCTGGCACCAGCAAAACATTGCCCAGTGTCAAAAGATCCACAAATTTAAATGAAGGCCACGTGAGAAATGTCAGCTTACCACACTGGCCACTGGGCTCCAGCAAATCCAGCAGCCTGAAGCGGTTTGGTGCATCCAGTGATAACCAGGTGAACCCATACCCTGACCTGACACGGGGTGGCTCCATCGCCGGCACTGCCGGTGTTCCGGATCAGAACAAAGTCTCTAAACCAAGGCCCATGTCGATCTGCTCAGAGGCCGATCTGTCTGCTAGGCACGGAGCCCCTCTGGATAAAGTGCCATCCGAGAAGCCGTCTGGGAAATTTTTCCCAATAAGAATACGCCACATCTCGGCCAAATCTCCGCCCAAAGGACTGAACGTGCAAGCGGTCACACCAGGGCCCACCAACAAGGACCACAAAGATGCTTTGAGAAAACTTGGTCTTCTGAAAGAGTAACCCACTGCCTTGGTACCAGGTATTTATGGACTTCATGGTATCTACCAACTGTTATGGCAACATTTTCAATGGAGGAATGTTGCCCAGACGCAACCGGGAATAACTTGTTTAATTGCCACACCGCGAAAGCCATAGTGGACATTGGGAGACCTTCAGTTTAGGATTGGCAGTAGAAAGGCCGTTGTTTTATGATGCTGATGTGAAATGTCAGCTCAATTGCCTTGGATTTAATTTAATACTCTGCTGCTGGAGTGCCTTCTTGGTACATGACTTGCTGAATTAGCCTTTGTGTGGGTGGCCACATTCCCGATGCCCCACCAGTGCACCTGGAAGCTGCGGGTGGTCAGTCACTGCCTGGACGTCCCTCATCGTGCTGTTACTGGGAGAGAGTTTGTCCTCTTGTCACGTCTTCTGTCTGAACCTGCAAAAGGAACACTCGTAAAACAGTAACAAAAATTCTAAAAGTACTAAAGCACGTTAGGCAGCGAAGGAGGGGAAAGAAACCTAAATCTTTCAGGTGTAAGACCATGTCACAGGATTTTAGTTATCAAAAATACTACTTTAATTATACTTAAAATATGTAACTAATACACGGAATTAAACAGCTGTTTGTACACATTGTTATCTTGTAAAGGAATTTAAGCTAAACCCATATTGTAATGTTATCAGCTTTAGTTTATAATGTTTTATATTTAAATCCATACCACAGCAAACCTATTTAAGCATTGGCTCTAATTCTAGTTGTTGACCGTTTTATAAACATTTACACTATCCTGGCGATTGTACTGAGAACTGATCCCACTGCAAATGTTGGGTAGTAGCCGGCCGGTGGTGCCGTGGCACCTGCACTGCCCTTGGAGGCGTGTGGttccgggttcgaatccggccggcttcTTTCTTCCGCCCGTGCTGAGTTGAGCAGCTAGCTAGCAACTCTGCCTCGTAAAAAAAATCAGGTaagaatgctaaagaaatggcaaggttaagaacaaaaaaaaattgttacctAACCCTCTGGTTTGGTCACAAAACTGTTTGGAGCTTGTGTTGatcttgagtatatttaaaactgtGGATTGATTTGGACCATGTTTATATTTCTAATAAACTTTTTCCTCTAGTATGATTGGCAGTTAAATTGTATAAACATTAGAAGCAGAGTGAATGGAGTGTCTGCTGTAATTTCTTCAGATTCCCTCGCCTGTTGTCTGAACCTGACTGCCAGGGAAGGTCTAGTTACTTCTCTTTTTATTGAGACGAGTGACTGCAAACTCTGGAATCCAGAGTAActaactaacacacacacacagatacacactctctatccgaggaactcagcagtcaacatttcatgtcaagaccctttttctttctcttttattttcaaatctttttactattattatccaaaatttacaagagtacatcgaagtaaacaacacttacaatatctcaagaaaaaaaacattattataaagattgaaaaaaatttcggtgatgaaaaaaaagagaaaaagaactcCCTACTAAGCAGGAAGAAGTGGGGGAAAAAATAGTCCATTAGGTAttcaaccctggagccatgcgtcatacaaaagcTTCTACAGATAAAGTcatgacccttcatctgaactggatACTGTTAAGTGTTGTAACTTCAAAGcagtaaattaattcaaagaagcTCATGGGAGTTTACTTTAACACTTtcaacacgttggaggaactcagcaggtcgggcagcatccgtggaaatgatcagtcaacgtttcaggccagaacccttcgtcaggacttaaagtttactttaagtgTGGCATGCCCATAtaacgtggtagtgtgatgacataagGAATTAACGTATGTttgcatataacctgtaattatttaaataaacaaaaatacatAAATTACATATATAATGCCacaatgaggctacactcaggttggaggagcaacacctcgtattctgtctggatagcctccaacctgatggcatgaacgctggtttctcaaacttccagtaacccCTCCCCgttctctcttttccatttcccattctggctcccctctgaCCTTCTCTCTTCACCCACCCACCACCGCTCTTTGCCCCTCCTCGCTCCCTATttcacatggtccactctcctctccgactaGATACAACCTTTTCCAGCCCTCCTCCACCTCTCGCCTCGCAGCATCTCACttcacactccccacccccacatccacccaccagccttccctctcacctagtctcacccgtcaccttgtactcctcctcccccaacttattctggcttctgcccttcctttccagtcctgatgaagagtctcagcccaaaacgtagaCTAGTTAttcccccccatagatgctgcctgacctgctaagttcctccagcagtttgcgtgTGTTACTTTTAACTTCCAACGTCTGCAGAATATCTTCTGTTTACTTTCCCTTTTTATTCCTTGTTCTGGTTTCTGTTCTTAATAGTTGTACATTGGTGTAATGCTGTTTTCTCTGGGCACTACATGGTGTTTTGAGGCCCGAGTGAATATTTAACCAAGCTGACTGCACACTGCCTGAGCAGGGGGAACTCTGAAAGCTGAACTACCTGTTCGACAGCCAGAACCGGCTGGTACCACCCGACCGTGTTTCAGCACTCACACGTCTGTCCCTGCAGCTGGCTTCTTTCTGGAGAGTGCATGAACAGCAGAGGCTGGTGAGGGAAGTTCTCAGCTGGCTGTGTGAGGAAGAGCTGGCTGAAACTTCAGCAGTAAAAATTTGTGTTGGGGGAAGGGTTCGTAAATATTATTGAAAAGTAGGTCAGAAGCTGGGTATCCTGGGGCAGCGAGTAACTGGCCCACGAGGCACTTTGGGAGCGAGAGGGCATGCTCTACACCTGCCCGGATATCTCTCACTCTCAATATCATTCAGGACTTTGCAGCCACTCGAATGACCTCCCAACCCTCCGACACGCGCACATAGTGGCTGCTATGTGTACTAGTTACACTTGCACGGAGTGGCACTGTAGTACTctgtatattttatactttattgtcgccaaacaattgatgctagaatgtacaatcattacagcgatatttgattctgcgcttcccactccctggattacaaatcaatagtaaatattaaaaatttaaattataaatcataaatagaaaatagaaaaatggaaactaaggtagtgcaaaaaaaaacagagaggcaggtctggatatttggagggtacagcccagttccgggtcaggatccgttcagtagtctagcagttagcgtaacgctttacgGTGTCAGCAATCAGAGTTCAATTGCCAcctctgcctgtaagaagtttgtatgttctccccatgacagcgtgggtttcctcagggtgctctggtttcctcccacattcaaaagaccTATGGTATAGGGTTGGGAGgtggtgggcatgctgtgttggtcaCACTTGTTGTtggcccccagcacatcatcagactgttgttggtcattgacgcaaatggcgcatttcactgtgttcttTGACATACACGTGACAAATCAAGCGTATCTTATTTTACCTGGACCATCCTGACTGCACTCCCAGACCCCAGACCCCCATCGTGAGCATGGAGATCACTGTCACAAATTGATTTCCCCTTCAAGCTGTCCTTGGGTCTGGATCCTAGAACAACACCCCGTTCActgtgggagcaccttcaccagaaggattcAGTTCGAGAAGGCGGCTCCCTGCCATTTTCTTGAGGATAATAGCTTTTGCTCTTGCTTGCCAGGAGCAGTTGCTGAATAAAATATTCAGTATGAAGGCTGACCGGTATCAGTCTGATGGTGTGGAAactattctgcctgggtagcctccaacctgatggcatgacgaCCATTTCTGCTTCGTCTCCCAAAAGCGGAATGTCCTGctggcccaacattttaattctcatTCCCTTTCCCGTTCCAACCCGTTCACAATGagtccaccctcagggtggaggagcattaCTTAATATTTcttctgtgtagcctccaatctgatgacatgaatatatATTCTCCTTCCACTAAAACAAATTGTTCCTTCCACTCCCATCTTCTCctaatccccactctggccccttacatcttctcagctgcctaccacctcacTCCAgtgcccctcccctttccctttctcctacagtccactctcctctcctctcagattccttcatctccagccctttacctttctcagcCACGTGGCCTCACCCATCTCCTTCTTCCGCTCCCTTGCTTATCAGTGCAGCGCAAAATTTGCCATATTCCCTGTCAATGCTTCAGAATGGTTGCATTTCTACATTATCTCACAAACACCTCAATGCTCAAAAATGCCCTTGCAGAGTGTGCcttttctcacctacctatcgcctccccctggtgcccctcctccttccctctctcctgtggtccactctcagattccttcatctctagccctttacctttctaaaccacttggcttcacccatctCCTTCTTCTGCtccgccccccccacctttttattctggcgtcttcccccttcctttccagtcctgaaaaagagtctcagcccaaaacattgactgtttgttcatttccatggacgctgaCTGGCCTgcagagctcccccagcattttgtgtgtgtgcgcgttGGTCTGAGTATTTATCCAGTGAGGTGTGATGACCAAGTTGCTGGGGTTTTACACTTCTGCTCCAAGCCCCCACGTTAGCTGAGTTGGTGCCCCCCAAGGGGAACCTCACTGCCAAACtgtcatcatcattacgtgccatgttgtatgacatgggtgatcaaagtctttccatgatcatgattgttcttgggaaatttttctacagaagtggtttgccattgccaccttctgggcaatgtctttacaagatgggtgaccccaaccattatcaatacccttcagagattgtctgccaagcaggtgctacatgttacccaaggtgacctgcaggctagtgggggAAAGAGTGCCTTGcacctctctttttttttaactaagtGCAATCGTAAACAATAGCCAGATAAGAACTACTGATCAAGTCatctagttcccaaagagaactctgataggccaatcagatggttcattgttgctcagcgatagaacacaaaaaaaaatcatatgtcaagtacatagcaacacacacaaaatgctggtgaacgcagcaggccaggcagcatctattggaagaggtacagtcgacgtttcaggccgagaccctttgtcaacccgaaacgtcgactgtacctcttccaatagatgctgcctggcctgctgcgttcaccagcaactttgatgtgtgttgcttgaatttccagcatctgcagatttcctcgtgtttgcgtt from Mobula hypostoma chromosome 13, sMobHyp1.1, whole genome shotgun sequence includes:
- the LOC134355881 gene encoding specifically androgen-regulated gene protein-like, which translates into the protein MDSIASVGHVRNYNNKTSHDPSYSDDSWKDLSVEEKECLMFLEETIDSLYVEELEETETVSTENGNHPPPLPENPYFQTAEAAGKFPRAVSPLHEHSSNSPSPQAADANSGLNSLPKYSSQPSGDSIGLESSTEEVWQRSLPTPVHLSVESRNDKVKLGPPTAPKPGKLPPNIILKSFPKKSDIGFHPPGLLKGSKDAQRSNGASKEGVNEGEAQQIRMEALAKLGLLSEGDSWKWSNSDFAKTANGQLGTGGSGEKGSHPETDVTQSKYHIPRGLRVDTSHPVASAAGPGVRLAAEKPSKGQDNGKRLHWQLPDAKSNYLKRFSAPSENILPSQHLTPSNTALSAGTSKTLPSVKRSTNLNEGHVRNVSLPHWPLGSSKSSSLKRFGASSDNQVNPYPDLTRGGSIAGTAGVPDQNKVSKPRPMSICSEADLSARHGAPLDKVPSEKPSGKFFPIRIRHISAKSPPKGLNVQAVTPGPTNKDHKDALRKLGLLKE